The Callospermophilus lateralis isolate mCalLat2 chromosome X, mCalLat2.hap1, whole genome shotgun sequence genome contains the following window.
GCAATGAAAATATATTACCTTTACAATCAGAAAGAAATGGCCATGTGGTGGGTTGAATCCTTTACTTCTTACCACATGTGCAGGGCTATTTTAATTTTGTAAAAGATCTTAGTGATGACACAGCATCAGGTTATTGTTTTTATCTTTAATCAACCAATAAAACATCAAAGGCTGGGGGCAGCATTCATCACCATTCTAAAAATTTCTCTCCTTGGATGTGTAAACCAACATCAGAGCTTTCTTTACTCTGGTTAATGCAGAAGTAATTATAAAACcattaaacaaaatgaaaaaccaaacaatcatcatatatatatacatatatacacaagtaTTCAATAGCTTTCTATAAGGAAAAAAGACTGCAATGCAAATACAGCTATCATTCATTACCttttctgtaaacaagtctgctgaCAACAACAATAGTTATTACACTATCATGCCTCCTAAATGGGTCTGGAGTGAAGTCAGTAGGATCTACTGCATTAGGAATGACGGACACTATTTCAGGATTCAGTGCTGCTCTTAGTACAGTATTTTCCTTACTAGTATAAGAGACACAAATGATGTGGTTTGTGTCACAAAGAGATACAGTTAGAAGCTTGTTTGTAAGCACCGAGCTGACATCAGCAAATCCAAAAAGGGAATGGTCCGTGAAGACTGTCTGGAGCCCCATTGTCTTGGCGTGGAAGAGAGCATCATGGGCCATGGCAGAAAAAGAACTATGGGAATGGATTATGGTGACTCTCTCCCGAACAAATATGTACCTGAGCAATGGCAGACTGTGAAAGAGGGTCGTGGCTGTAGATTGGTTGTACATGACTTTCAGAGGCAAGTAATAGACTTTGAGGCCATTAGTGAGGTAACGGATgccttttcgatttccataagcaTGGGTGACAATTATGACCTTGTGCCCTCTTTCAATCAGGCACTGAGAGAGCTGGTAAATATGGCTCTCCACGCCTCCCATGTTTGGGTAGAAAAAGTCAGACACCATGCATATGCTATGGGCACGGGTTCTAGAAGTGGAAAGACTTCCAGGGGTAACCGGGGAGAGTATAGCTGAGGAAGGCTGgccatgcccacctcctccactaCAGGCCATGCTGAGGTGATTTAGGCATCAGTTCTTAAGAGCAACCCAGTTATGTATCCTGTTACCTGAAAAAGAGCAAAACAGAATCTCAGCTTAGAGACAAACACATTCCATATTCCAAATCCTGTTAGAAAGTAGTTTtaatgttaacataaatttgttaGCTTTTCCCCTAGACATAAAAACAAAGCACATAATGAATTTACTCACTTGACAACATTTACTTGCTTAACTTTTACTAGGTGCCATACAAGAAAACTACATTCTGCAACATCTTGATTTTGCTAGTGTCTTTATCTTGCTCTAAAAGTCATTGCTActcactcaattcacaatagccaagctatggaaccaacccaggtgccctacaacagatgaatggataaagaaaatgggttatatatacacaagggaatattactcagccttaaagaagaatgaaattatggcatttgctagtaaatggatggaactggagaatattgtgctaagtgaaaaaagtcaatcccaaagaacaaaggccaaatgttctctctgatatgtggatgctaacccagaaACAGAGAGGATAGGGAGGGGAAGATTAGAAGTtcatggattagacaaagaggaatgaagagaagggagggggatggtaataggaaagacagtagaatgaatcatacataactttcctatccttatatatgaatacacaaccagtgtaactccacatctttatacaaccataagaatgggatcctaaatagaattatactccatgtacatATGTCAaagtatactctactgtcatgtatatctaaaaagaacaaataataaaataatttttaaaaagtcattgctATTCATAATTCTAAATGAGTTTGTTACACCACAGTACATAATGGTTTGCAACACCATCAAACCAATTGTTTTCAATATGCATATTTTCCTCTACTGTTATCACTTTACCAGCTTCTACTTATTAAATGGCCACTATACAATAGGAACTGTGTGCTAAGAGTTTTCTGCATCTTATTTGAAGCTTCACCAAAACCCTATAAGGTATCAACTCTATTTTATAAATGGAAAGTCTAAAGCTTAAGGGAGGTTAAGGAATCTGTCCAAGATCACTCACCTCCTTAGAGGCAGCATAATGTGCTTCACTGGTGATCCCACCTACACCTTGCATTTGGATCAGGTTTAACTCACAGGACACAAGAGAAGTGATATGCAAATTTTTGACCTCAGCCTGAAAAAGGCCCTGTGGCTTCCAGTTATGCACTCTTACTATGCTAAACTACCACATAAGAAGTTTAGCTATTGTGCTACAGAGATATGGAGAAAACAATATGAAGAGGGACGAGCTCTCAGACTACATGGAGAGAGCCAGAGGCCCAGCCATGTTCATATTATCTGGACCCATTCTCTCACCAAACTGCTAGCTAAATACAGCCTCCCTGGTGGCCACTGGCAAGACCAGAAATACCATTAGCCATGTCTAGTAGACTACAGAACCATGAAAAACTGCAAAATGGTTGCTGTTTTATACCACTAAGTTTTAGGGAGAAAGGATGATTAAAACAGCCCAGAATTCAAATCTAATTATTCTGGTCTACTGCCTGGTTTTGTAAGTAAAAAGTTTCATGGGAACAGACTCACCCATTCATTTATGTGAATGGCTACTTTTGTGCTACAACAGCAGACTATCTGCCACAGAGACCATATGACCCAcagagcctaaaatatttaccatcTGGCTCTTTACAGAAAGTTTGCTGATTCCTGCTCTAGAGCTTAGCCATTGATTCAATTCATCTCATAAATTTCTGCTGGTATTGGCTTTGTGGTTTATGTTAAAATATATCTGGAACTAGATAGCACCTTTTCAAATGTCACCTGGAGTTCATGCTGTGGAAAATCCATATTTTCTCCTTACTTATTCAAGGATGGTGATAATCAAACTGCTCCCTTCATTTTTTCCTTAAACTTTATTTATGTAGGCCCTTCTTCCCTGAGTGCTCTCCTTTCAATGTGGAGTCTGAAAATAAGGCCAAAGTAGAGACAGTCTCCATCTCCAGTCAGTTCCTACATCTAAAGTGAGAAATGTATATCTCAGGGATCCCCTAAAGCCATATCAATGTGAAATGCTCATTCAATATTACTACAGACTCTTAgactttttttaaatgaatgttccacatcaaacagaaagagagattttatttatttatttatttatttatttatttatttttgtggtgctggggattgaacccaggaccttgtgtatgcaaggcaagcactctaccaactgacctaATATCCCAAGCCCCAGATTATTAGACTTTTATAGCTAAAGAATCTTAGAGATCTAGTTAAAAATTTTCCTTAGCTTACAAATGAAGATGCTCAGGGCTCCAGAAACCTCAACTATACAATGGGAAGCCATCCTTAATCTGAGTTGCAGATTTCACCTGCAAACTCAGAAAATACAAATTAACTGTGTGTGCAAAGTCTTAACATCAATTCTCTCCAATAAACtcatctacatttttaaaaaattttttagttgtagatggacacaatacctttattttatttttatgtgatgttttatttttatgtggtgctgaggattgaacccagtgccttccacatgtgagacaagcactctaaccactgagctacagccttatCTACATTTTAAATATGCTCTCAGAAATACTCCAGCAGTGTCTGCTGAACTGAATTTCTAAGATTCAACATTATCAAATATTGAGATTCCTCAAGTTAACACTTTGAAGTGGTTTAACTAATATTGTGTCACTTAAACCTGAAATTCCAGTTCTATTCAGTTTCAAAAGATGAAAGATAATGAACAGTGCGTAATGAGCcaaatgaaattatttaaaatgttgtCATTGACCTGAAACGTTCTAAGGATTCTGCCCACCATCAGGACATCAACATTCAATATACAACAGAATCTGAGAATCTTAGAATTTAAAGCTGAAGAGAGGCTTAGAGATACGATTTATTTCTCTCTCAAATTACAGATGAGAAGTTGTACAAACACAAGTTGAGCAATTTCTCCAAAGTCTCCACCCAGCCACTTAAACTGGAAAACTCAAGAAGACCTTAAAATTCTCGACATAGCCAACAAGCCCCAAGCAGTCATTAGTAGTGGAGGCTCCTGGGGAGCCTCGGGGAGACCTGGAGGCGGTTGGGGATCAAGGGGAAGGTACTTCACAGATAGCCTGGCTCCACTCTGAGAGGTGGCTAGGGAGCGCTAGGGCCAGGAGGGAGTGCCCCCGCTCAGTCCGCGACCCGGCGGGGTCAGGCACAGTCTGATTAGGCCCAAAGGGAGGAGGAAAATGGCCAGAGTGTGTGCAGGGGTCTAAGGCCCGGACTCCCGGCGTCCCCAGTCCCTCGCCCCACCAGCCTTAGCCAACGAACCGGCTCTAGCCTTCAACGCTTCCTCAATCCCACTCGACTCCGGAGACCCTCTGACCCGACTTCCGGGCCTGAAGCCCGACCGGCTTCATCCCTTACATAGCCTGCCCCACTCCAGCAGGTACAGCACAACGCTGACCTGAAGTGGCCGAGAGTGCGGGAGGGGAGAGGGGCAGATGCGCACTTACCGGCGAGTCCCATGGCCGCCGGTGTCCGGACCTCCCGCGGCTGTAGCCGGGGTTCCGCCCCACTGCTCCGAAACACCAATCCGGAGCGTCCGCGCCCGAGAGCCGCGCCTCCGAGGCATCCAATCACAAGGAGGCACCGAAGTCACGTGAAAGAGGGACGTTCAGTCGTCCCCACCCCTCAGCGCGAGAGGTCGCGTCGGCTAGCGCGTGCGCACGTCTTCTAGATGCTGCAGAAGATTGGGTGCGTGCCTATCCTGGTTGCCTAGTTACAGCGTCTCTTTTCAGGAAGCCAGTTTTCTCCTTGCTCGCTTCGGATTGGAGAGACTCGTGAGAGAAGCCTACGAAAGCCAGGGTCATAGTGGCATTTTGTTTGTAATCATTGGCGCCACAGCAGAACCGTACTGGCAGAATTGCCAGATGCAACTAATAAAAAGACACAAAAAGTCAGAGCagatcaaaacaaataaaaatgccaACTTTGAATGTGAGATAATTTTTCATACAAGTTTGTCCCAAATACAGGAGGCTTCACAAAAAAATTAATAGTGTTTATTTAATAAAGTTCTGATTCAACTGCTTAACTTACATTTTATCAGACAACTGTTCACAGTAGCGGGGACGGCATCTGAGGACTCCCACTCAAACAGGTTCAACTGGCTATGCTGGTGCTTAGCCAAAGGACTAATAGAATCAGTAGGAGTAATCTGAGGGTCACCCACCCTTCACAGTTGGCACTTGGAGTTCCCCAGTCCTGCCATGCCTGTACTTTCAAACAAGAACAAATTCCTTTTTGAgcaccatcattaccaccacgatagCTTCCCTTCTAAACCTGGAATAAGCCTATTCACCCCTTAAGATTTCACTTTTTTCCTGATGGTCTCCCCAGGCCTCCAGAGATAATTAAATGCtcccatatatatacatatatacatatatataacaaatatatatacatatatataacaaatatatatatatatatatatgttagttgtagatggacacaatatctttattttatttaattaattaatttatttttatgtggtgctgagaatggaacccagtgcctcacacatgctgggcaagctctctaccactgagctacaactccagccccacttTTGTATTTTGTTAGTACTTTGGCATTGAACACTGACATGTTCTAGCCTGTCCTAGGCACTGAGCATTAAAAGGTAaatatggtggcgcatgcctgtaatcccagcagctcagaaggctaaggcaggagaatggcaattTCAAAGACAGCCTTAGCATTTAACgaggctttaagcaacttagcaagatcctgtctcaaaatttaaaagaaaaggggtgggggggcttggagatgtggttcaatggttaagcacccctggattcaattcttgattaaacaaaacaaaacaaaataaaggttaatAAATAGTGATTCCACTTCTCAAGAATTTACAATCTCATATGGATACATGACACCACTTATAGTCAGTTAAATATTAAGCAACAATACCCATTTAAAACTATTTTCTAAAAGTCAAAAGAAAGTTGCAGTAGGAGGATTAAAATTATAAATCTAGAGATGATTCTAACTACAGTGTTCAGCCTAATGTATGACCTCAAAGTATGCCTTTAGAGAATTTTCTTAGAAACCACCAAAATTAGACCAAATTACTTACATGCACTGTATTCTGATTatacttaataaaatataagGGCAATCAGTACCAGCTATAGAATTAAATGACCTAAAATGGAAAAGATGTAAAATAAATGTGGATGTCATATTCCCATTCGTGTGTAAATTAGATGCCTTAGATAATTTTGGAGAGGGAAGGCAACAAACATGTATTGAGAAATTGCTATATATGTGCAAAGCACAATGCAGAGAGAATCTGGCATGAACATAACTCCCGTGGAATCAAGATGGAGTTAAAGCATATGTAACTATCTATGATAAAAAGATA
Protein-coding sequences here:
- the Piga gene encoding phosphatidylinositol N-acetylglucosaminyltransferase subunit A isoform X2, which gives rise to MACSGGGGHGQPSSAILSPVTPGSLSTSRTRAHSICMVSDFFYPNMGGVESHIYQLSQCLIERGHKVIIVTHAYGNRKGIRYLTNGLKVYYLPLKVMYNQSTATTLFHSLPLLRYIFVRERVTIIHSHSSFSAMAHDALFHAKTMGLQTVFTDHSLFGFADVSSVLTNKLLTVSLCDTNHIICVSYTSKENTVLRAALNPEIVSVIPNAVDPTDFTPDPFRRHDSVITIVVVSRLVYRKGTDLLSGIIPELCQKYPDLNFIIGGEGPKRIILEEVRERYQLHDRVRLLGALEHKDVRNVLVQGHIFLNTSLTEAFCMAIVEAASCGLQVVSTRVGGIPEVLPEDLIILCEPSVKSLCKGLEKAILQQKSGALPAPENIHNIVKTFYTWRNVAERTEKLCSTISSLFS